TTCGAGCCCGATACCGCATCTCGCCCGCCGCGTGCGGCGCATGGTGCACATGGATTTCGTGGAACTGATGGAAGATCTCGCCCCGTCGGGGCTGAAGGAGTTCCGGCTGCTTGCCGGTGTCCCCGATCCCAAGAAGCCGGCCCAGAAGGATGAAAGGTAACAAGCATGCCAGCAGAGAGCAAAGCGAAGGTCATCGAAAGAAACCGCGCGCCGCGCGTGCAGATCGCCTACGACGTCGAGACCTACGGCAGCCCGACGACGATCGAACTGCCGTTCGTCATGGCCGTGATGGCCGATCTATCCGGCGCTTCACAGACCAAGGAAGCGGTGAAGTCGGTGCTCGACCGCAACTTCGTCGAAACCGACGCCAACCGCTTCCCGAAATTCATGGAGGCCATGGGACCAAGGGTTAAGGCGCGGGTCAAGAACACGCTGCCGCAAGCCGAAGGCGCCGAGCGCGACGAGGAGCTCGCGGTCGATCTCACCTTCTCCAAGATGGGCGATTTCGCCCCGGACAAGATCGCCGAGCAGGTCCCGCAACTGGCGGAGATCCTGAAGATGCGCCGTCAGCTCGAGGAGCTGCTGGGCTTCATGGACGGCCGCGTCGACGCCGAAAAGCGCATAGCGCAGCTTCTCAACAACGAGCCGCTGCTGAGCAAGATCGCCAGCCAGGCGATGGCTGACGGCAAGGGCGAGGAGTAAGTCATGGCTGAACAGCAAAAGACCGCAGCCGCCACCGCCGAGGCGGAAGCAATCGATCTCGGCGAATTCAGCGGACTCCTGGAAAAGGATTTCAAGGTCAAGAAGGACGACAGCGAGAAGCTGCAGCAGTTGGTGCGCAACCTGGCGCTGGCGGCGCAGTCGCGCTCCGAGACCACGACCATCTCGTCCAATGCGATCAAGTCGATCAAGTCGCTGATCGCCGGGATCGACAAGTTGCTGACGACGCAGGTCAACGAGATCCTGCACGCGCCGGAAGTGCGGGAGATGGAAGGCACCTGGCGCGGCCTCTGGTACCTCGTCAACAACACCGAGACGGATACCAAGCTCAAGATCCGGGTGATGAACATCTCCAAGGAGCAGCTGGCCGACACGCTCGAAGACTATGAAGGCCAGATGTGGGATCAGAGCCCGATCTTCAAGAAGGTCTACACGGACGAGTATTCGATGCTGGGCGGCGAGCCGATCGGCTGCATCATCGGCGCCTACGAATTCTCGAACCATCCGCGCGACGTCGGCC
The window above is part of the Mesorhizobium sp. WSM4904 genome. Proteins encoded here:
- the tssB gene encoding type VI secretion system contractile sheath small subunit translates to MPAESKAKVIERNRAPRVQIAYDVETYGSPTTIELPFVMAVMADLSGASQTKEAVKSVLDRNFVETDANRFPKFMEAMGPRVKARVKNTLPQAEGAERDEELAVDLTFSKMGDFAPDKIAEQVPQLAEILKMRRQLEELLGFMDGRVDAEKRIAQLLNNEPLLSKIASQAMADGKGEE